One Capra hircus breed San Clemente chromosome 29, ASM170441v1, whole genome shotgun sequence genomic region harbors:
- the LOC102178043 gene encoding olfactory receptor 8B4, which yields MAALVNSSSVTEFILVGLSELLELQLPLFLLFLGIYVFTVVGNLGLITLIALNSSLHTPMYFFLFNLSFIDFCYSCVFTPKMLIDFISENIISYVGCMTQLFFFCFFVNSECYMLVSMAYDRFVAICNPLLYTVTMSPQVCSLMMLGSYMIGFAGAMAHTGSMLRLTFCDSNIVDHYLCEVLPLLQLSCTRTHINELVFFIVVGGVITISSISIFISYALILSSILRIPSAEGRSKAFSTCGSHVVAVALFFGSGAFTYLTTFFPGSKDQGKFASVFYTNVVPMLNPLIYSLRNKDVKLALRKTLKTVLF from the coding sequence ATGGCGGCTCTGGTAAACAGCTCCTCAGTAACTGAGTTCATCCTCGTGGGATTATCAGaactattagagcttcagctccccctcttcctcctgttcTTAGGGATCTATGTGTTCACGGTGGTGGGCAACTTGGGCTTGATCACCTTAATTGCGTTGAATTCTAGCCTTCACACTCCAATGTACTTTTTCCTCTTCAACTTGTCTTTTATAGATTTTTGTTATTCCTGTGTGTTTACCCCCAAAATGCTAATTGATTTCATATCAGAAAATATCATTTCTTATGTGGGATGTATGACACAACTattcttcttctgtttctttgtcaATTCTGAGTGCTACATGTTGGTATCGATGGCTTATGATCGCTTTGTGGCTATTTGCAATCCTCTCCTGTACACGGTCACCATGTCCCCTCAGGTCTGTTCGCTGATGATGCTTGGTTCGTATATGATAGGGTTTGCTGGGGCCATGGCCCACACCGGAAGCATGTTGAGACTGACCTTCTGTGATTCCAACATCGTCGACCACTATCTGTGTGAAGTTCTCCCCCTCCTGCAGCTCTCCTGCACCAGGACTCACATCAATGAGCTGgtgttttttattgttgttggagGAGTCATCACAATATCCAGTATCAGCATCTTCATCTCATATGCCCTGATTCTCTCCAGTATCCTCCGTATTCCTtccgctgagggcaggtccaaagCCTTCAGCACGTGTGGCTCCCATGTAGTTGCTGTGGCTCTGTTCTTTGGGTCAGGGGCATTCACCTATTTAACAACCTTTTTTCCTGGATCAAAGGACCAGGGTAAATTTGCCTCAGTCTTCTACACCAATGTGGTTCCCATGCTTAACCCTTTGATCTACAGTCTGAGGAATAAGGATGTTAAACTTGCTCTCAGAAAAACCCTGAAGACAGTTCTCTTCTGA